From Triticum aestivum cultivar Chinese Spring chromosome 4A, IWGSC CS RefSeq v2.1, whole genome shotgun sequence, a single genomic window includes:
- the LOC123086809 gene encoding eukaryotic translation initiation factor 3 subunit B yields the protein MALAISMEATDARARELGIDLDSVDVDSIALPPGEDFDILRDDEDLLQDEDIPELEMGFANIIVVDNLPVVPPEKYEKLENVLRKIYGQLGVIKEGGLWMPTDPETKKTQGYCFIEFNTPQEAEFAMEKTRGYKLDKSHIFAVNMFDDFEKYMKVPDEWAPAEIKPYTPGENLLKWLTDDKARDQFVIRAGTFTEVYWNDARRAMPELVYQKQYWTDSYIQWSPLGTHLATVHRQGAQVWGGDDKFVRLMRFLHPQLKLIDFSPGEKYLITYSSHEPSNPIDTHRVVLNIFDVRTGKVMREFKGSADDFTTGGNMGVSGVSWPIFRWGGGRDDKYFARLGKNVISVYDTETFALIDKKSLKVENVVDFSWSPTDPIISLFVPELGGGNQPARVSLVQIPGKEEIRQKNLFSVSDCKMYWQNNGEYLAVQVDRYTKTKKSIYTGFELFRIKERDIPIEVFELDNKNDKIIAFAWEPKGHRFAVIHGDGPKPDISFYTMKAVNNNVSRVSKLTTLKGKQANSLFWSPAGRFIVLAGLRGFNGQLEFFNVDDLETMATGEHFMATDIMWDPTGRYLATAVTSVHEMENGFQIWSFNGKQIYKVLKDQFYQFQWRPRPPSLLTPEKEEDTTKNLKRYSKKYEQEDQDVHHLLDEEERKRRMRLQEVWEAWVAKWKQLHEEERAFRMQLRGGEDSDKEEEAEYKEIEAEELVDVTEETVAFDLDQE from the exons ATGGCGCTGGCAATCTCGATGGAAGCCACAGATGCGCGCGCGCGGGAGCTGGGGATCGACCTCGACTCCGTCGACGTCGACTCCATCGCCCTTCCGCCCGGCGAGGACTTCGACATCCTCCG CGACGACGAGGATTTGCTTCAGGATGAAGACATTCCGGAGCTCGAGATGGGTTTTGCAAACATTATTGTGGTGGACAATCTGCCGGTCGTTCCCCCGGAGAAGTACGAGAAGCTGGAGAATGTTTTGCGCAAGATATACGGTCAGCTTGGTGTGATCAAGGAAGGTGGGCTTTGGATGCCCACGGACCCAGAGACCAAGAAGACCCAGGGCTACTGCTTCATTGAGTTTAATACTCCGCAG GAAGCTGAGTTTGCTATGGAAAAAACACGTGGCTACAAACTGGACAAATCTCACATATTTGCTGTTAATATGTTTGATGACTTCGAGAAGTACATGAAAGTTCCTGATGAGTGGGCGCCTGCTGAAATCAAGCCATACACTCCTGGA GAAAATCTTCTCAAGTGGCTAACTGATGATAAGGCCAGAGATCAGTTTGTGATCCGTGCTGGTACGTTCACGGAAGTGTACTGGAATGACGCTAGACGGGCAATGCCTGAGCTTGTGTACCAAAAGCAG TACTGGACGGATAGCTATATTCAATGGTCCCCTCTTGGAACACACTTGGCGACCGTGCATAGGCAGGGCGCGCAGGTGTGGGGTGGTGATGATAAGTTTGTTCGTCTAATGCGCTTTCTTCATCCACAG TTGAAACTCATCGATTTCTCTCCCGGTGAGAAATATTTGATCACTTACAGCAGCCATGAGCCCAGCaaccccatagacacacat AGGGTTGTACTAAATATCTTTGATGTACGGACTGGAAAAGTAATGCGGGAGTTCAAGGGAAGTGCTGATGATTTCACTACTGGTGGAAATATGGGTGTGTCTGGTGTTTCATGGCCTATCTTCAG GTGGGGTGGTGGAAGAGATGATAAGTATTTTGCTAGGCTTGGAAAGAATGTTATATCTGTCTATGATACTGAGACGTTCGCTCTTATTGATAAGAAGTCCTTGAAGGTAGAAAATGTGGTTGACTTCAGTTGGTCTCCCACTGATCCTATCATATCACTCTTTGTGCCTGAATTGGGTGGTGGAAATCAGCCTGCCAGG GTGAGTCTTGTGCAAATTCCGGGCAAAGAGGAGATTCGGCAGAAAAACCTTTTCAGTGTGAGCGACTGCAAAATGTACTGGCAAAACAATGGAGAGTATCTGGCTGTCCAGGTAGACAGGTACACAAAAACAAAGAAGAGCATTTACACTGGGTTCGAGCTGTTCAGAATCAAGGAACGAGACATCCCAATTGAGGTCTTTGAATTGGACAACAAGAATGACAAGATAATTGCCTTTGCATGGGAGCCTAAAGGTCACCGCTTTGCTGTTATTCATGGTGATGGGCCTAAGCCTGATATAAGTTTCTACACCATGAAAGCAGTCAACAATAATGTTAGTCGTGTGTCCAAGCTCACCACACTCAAGGGCAAGCAGGCCAATTCATTGTTCTGGTCTCCTGCTGGGCGTTTCATTGTTCTGGCAGGGCTGAGGGGTTTCAATGGCCAGCTGGAGTTCTTCAACGTTGATGATCTTGAGACCATGGCGACAGGAGAACATTTTATGGCGACTGACATCATGTGGGATCCTACTGGAAG ATATCTCGCAACTGCAGTTACCTCGGTTCATGAGATGGAAAATGGTTTCCAAATCTGGTCCTTCAATGGCAAGCAAATTTACAAGGTTTTAAAGGATCAATTCTATCAG TTCCAATGGCGCCCAAGGCCACCGTCGCTACTTActccggagaaggaggaggacaccACAAAGAACCTCAAGCGGTACAGCAAGAAGTACGAACAAGAGGATCAGGACGTGCACCACCTTTTGGACGAGGAGGAGCGCAAGAGACGGATGCGGCTTCAAGAGGTGTGGGAAGCATGGGTCGCCAAGTGGAAGCAGCTGCACGAGGAGGAGCGAGCATTCAGGATGCAGCTTAGGGGCGGGGAGGACAGCGACAAGGAAGAAGAGGCGGAATACAAGGAGATTGAGGCGGAGGAGCTGGTTGATGTCACAGAAGAAACCGTTGCCTTTGACCTGGACCAGGAGTGA